GACATGATGATACTGTAGAATGACCGCGGCCAGACCTGCCCGGGTGTTGAACAAAACGAGTAAAAGAACTAAAACATGAAACCACTTAATCGTGCGCATACTTCCCACCATTTTCAGTTGCTTGCTATTGCTGCTCCGATGATTTTATCAAATATCTCGGTGCCCCTGTTAGGATTAGTTGATACGGCGGTCATCGGCCATCTGAGTGAAGCCTATTACCTTGCCGGTATTGCGCTGGGTTCCGGCAGCATTGCTTTGTTGTTTTGGCTGGCCAGCTTTTTGCGCATGAGCACCACCGGGGAAATCGCCCAGGCAAATGGTCAGCAAGACGCTGGACGGGCGCTCCAGTCGCTGTCGGCCAGTATGAGCTTTGCTGTGTTGTTTGCTCTGTTGTTGATAGCGAGTACGCCCTGGTTACTTGACCTGATAGTGGCGCTATCCGCGGCCACGCCCGAAGTTTTTGAACAAGCGGCGATATACTTTTCCATTCGTATCTTCAGTGCGCCCGCTGCCATGCTGAACCTGGTGATGCTCGGATTTATGCTGGGGATGCAATACGGACGTGGTCCTTTCTATGTGGTGTTGTTTACTAACATCGTTAATATAGTACTGGATGTCCTGTTTGTGGTGGTGCTGGACTTTGCCGTTGCAGGTGCGGCCTGGGCATCTGTGATTGCCGATTATTCCGCTTTGGTGTTGTCTTGTTTTTTACTGCGCGGGGTGCTTGAGCGGGCAGGCTGGCAGTGGCAGTTTAAAGTACCACACAAAAAGGAGATGCAACGTCTGTTGCATCTTAACCGTGATATTTTTATTCGCTCTCTCATGCTGCAGCTGTGTTTTAGCTTTATGACTTTTTATGGTGCGAGGCTGGGCGAAGATATTCTGGCTGCCAACGCGGTGCTGCTGAACTTTCTGATGCTGGTGAGCTTTGCGATGGATGGCATCGCGTATGCTGTGGAAGCCAAAGTCGGGCAGGCCAAGGGGGCACGCGATTTAGCTATGTTAAGGCGGTGGGTGCGGCTGAGCTGCTTCTGGGCTGGTTGCTTCGCCCTGGTATATACCCTGGTGTTTGCTTTGTTTGGTCCGGCGGTGATTAGCTTACTCACCGACATTCCGGTGGTCATTGATACCGCACTGGTGTATTTGCCCTGGCTGGTGCTGTTACCTGTGATAGCAACCAGCTGCTTTTTGTTTGATGGCGTTTTCGTCGGTCTGACCCGGGCGAAGGAAATGCGCAACAGTATGTTACTGTCTGCTGTGCTTGGATTCTTTGTGCCGTTTTTGCTGGCTCAGCAATGGGGGAATCATGGATTATGGTTTGCCATGAGTTGCTTTATGGGATTAAGAGGGCTGACATTGATTGTGAAATATCAACAGCTGAGTACCAGGCAGCAGTTACTGGATTAAATCAACCAGCGGTATGCGCCAAAAGGCGCTGATGGCTTATTTCCATTCATCAAAGGCCTTTTTGGCCTCGGCTTTAGCGGCATCACGTGCCGATAGTACCTGAGAAAAGCGATTGGCGAAGATCCCCAGATAGCCATAGCCGGCCACACCCAGTGCGAGCGCCAGTATGACTAAGCCGGGCAGCTGGAGCCAGGCTTGATAGAAATAACCCAGCGCAATCAGTGCCACGCTGAGTGCAAACAACGCAAGCCCACAGAGGAAAAACCGCAGACTCCGCTTAGGGTGAGCCCCTAAGCGGTAAATCAAACGTCGCATACCCAATTAATAGTATGAGTGATCGCCTCGTGAGTGCTCGGTGATATCACGTACCCCAGTGATCTCTTCGAACTTGGCAATCATTTCTTTTTCGATGCCTTCTTTAAGCGTGACATCAATCATCGAGCAGCCGTTACAGCCACCACCGAATTGCAATACCGCAACACCTTCAGCAGTGATTTCGACCAGGCTAACCTGACCACCGTGGTTGGCCAACTGAGGGTTCACTTCGGTAACCAGCATGTGTTCAACGCGCTCTTCCAAAGAGGCATTGTTGCTGAGCTTTTTGGCTTTTGCATTCGGCGCTTTCAGGGTGAGCTGACTGCCCATTTTATCGGTGACAAAGTCAATTTCAGCTTCTTCCAGGAAAGGCGCGCTTTCTGCGTCGACGACGGCATCAAACCCATTAAAGGGCAAGCGAATATCGCTGTCTTCAACGGCATCGGCTGGGCAATACGACACACCACACTCCGCCTGAGCGGTACCTGGGTTGACGACGAATACGCGAATGTTAGTTCCATCGGCCTGATCGGCCAATAACTTGGCAAAATGTGACTGAGCTGTCTCTGAAATTGTGATCATAATCTACGCTATACTTGACTAAATTACTCGGTTAATCCCTATGATACTCCCCTCATCTTGTTGTAGCTAGTGTTGGGCGTAAAAATTTGCAGCAACTGGAATCTGATTGCTAGCGTACTGGCTGGTTAAAAATTGCCAGAGTAAACGGAGTATTTATGCATCGCCTGTTATTATTGCTGTGTGTGTTGAGTTTGCAGCTCAGCGCCAAGCCCCTGAGTTTTTATTTTGATGACACCAGCCAGTTCGACCCTAGTATCCCAAAACCACATGAGGTGATAGGCTATGACGTGGGCGAGTGGCATGTGCGCCCCGAACAGTTGGTGCAATATTTAAACGTGCTGGCAGAGGCCAGCCCCAGAGTATCGATAAAAACGATAGGGTACAGTCATGAGCGCCGACCTTTGGTGTTACTGACGATCACAGAGCAGGCACGACAGAGCAATATTGAGGCCGTCAAAAGCGCCCATTTAGCTGCGCTTGAGCAGCCGCGGCCTCGCAAAGATGCTCCGGCGGTTACCTGGCTTGGCTACAGTGTGCATGGCAATGAACCCTCGGGCAGCAACACCGCTATGCTGGTGGCATACTATCTGGCCGCGGCACAGGGCGAGAAGATTGACGCCCTGTTACGCGATACCGTAATACTGCTGGACCCGTCACTCAATCCAGACGGATTGGCTCGCTTTGCCAGCTGGGCGAACAGCCATCGGGGAGCAGTGTTATCCAGCGATCCAGAGCACAGAGAACATGTGGAAAGGTGGCCGTCTGGCAGAACAAATCACTACTGGTTTGACTTAAACCGCGACTGGCTGCTGTTGCAGCACCCAGAGTCACGCGCCCGGATCGCCGCTTTCCATGACTGGAAACCAAATGTACTGGCCGATTTCCATGAGATGGGCCCGAACTCCAGTTACTTCTTCCAGCCGGGGATCCCGTCACGCACGCATCCGCTGACACCAGAGCGCAACCAGAGTTTAACGGCGGCGATTGGCCAGTTTCATGCTGATGCGCTGGATCAGGCCGGGCAGCTGTATTTTACTCAGGAGAGCTTTGACGATTTTTACTACGGCAAAGGCTCGACCTATCCGGACATCAACGGCTCAGTCGGTATTTTGTTTGAACAGGCCAGCAGTCGTGGTCATATGCAGCAAACCATCAATGGCTTGCTGACTTTCCCGCAGACCATTAAGAACCAGTTGATCACCTCGTTATCTACTTTGCAAGGCGCGGCGGCTAACCGTCAGGCACTGCTTGACTATCAGCAGCACTTTTATCTCAGTGCTGAAAAGGAGGCCAAGCAGCAGGACTATCAGGGTTATGTGGTATCCGCAGGGCAGGACCCCTATCGTCTGAAGCAATTTGTAGAACTGCTTCGTCAGCATCAGGTCACAGTAAAACAGCTCGAAAAATCGCTGAAAGTAAAAGACCAGCAGTTTAAAAAGGGCGACCTTTACATACCGCTGTCACAGCCGCAAGTACGCCTGATCAAAGCCATGTTCAGCGAGCAAACACATTTTAAAGACAATACCTTTTACGATGTTTCGGGCTGGACACTACCCTATGCCTACGATCTGGACTTTGCCCGGGTCACCAGCAGCTGGGGGCTTAAAGTGAGCGAGTCAGACTGGCAAGCGCGCAGCCTGGCAGCGCAAACGCCTGATGATGCGGCCTATGCCTACGCTTTTTCCTGGGAGCACTATTTGGCACCTAAGTTACTCAACCGCTTGCTGACAGATGGCATTGAAGCGCGCGTTGCGCTACAGCCGTTCACGGCCAAGCTCACCCAGGGAGAGCAACAGTTTGAGGCGGGCACTGTGGTGATCCCGGCTGGCTTACAGGATCTCGACAACTGGCGAACTTTACTGGCCGAACAGGCTGTGAAGCTGGGTATTGAGCTGATGGCTATCAGTTCAGGTCTGACACCTGAGGGGATTGACTTGGGCTCACGCCGGATGATGCCCCTGCACAA
The Pseudoalteromonas viridis DNA segment above includes these coding regions:
- the dinF gene encoding MATE family efflux transporter DinF; the protein is MKPLNRAHTSHHFQLLAIAAPMILSNISVPLLGLVDTAVIGHLSEAYYLAGIALGSGSIALLFWLASFLRMSTTGEIAQANGQQDAGRALQSLSASMSFAVLFALLLIASTPWLLDLIVALSAATPEVFEQAAIYFSIRIFSAPAAMLNLVMLGFMLGMQYGRGPFYVVLFTNIVNIVLDVLFVVVLDFAVAGAAWASVIADYSALVLSCFLLRGVLERAGWQWQFKVPHKKEMQRLLHLNRDIFIRSLMLQLCFSFMTFYGARLGEDILAANAVLLNFLMLVSFAMDGIAYAVEAKVGQAKGARDLAMLRRWVRLSCFWAGCFALVYTLVFALFGPAVISLLTDIPVVIDTALVYLPWLVLLPVIATSCFLFDGVFVGLTRAKEMRNSMLLSAVLGFFVPFLLAQQWGNHGLWFAMSCFMGLRGLTLIVKYQQLSTRQQLLD
- the nfuA gene encoding Fe-S biogenesis protein NfuA is translated as MITISETAQSHFAKLLADQADGTNIRVFVVNPGTAQAECGVSYCPADAVEDSDIRLPFNGFDAVVDAESAPFLEEAEIDFVTDKMGSQLTLKAPNAKAKKLSNNASLEERVEHMLVTEVNPQLANHGGQVSLVEITAEGVAVLQFGGGCNGCSMIDVTLKEGIEKEMIAKFEEITGVRDITEHSRGDHSYY
- a CDS encoding M14 metallopeptidase family protein is translated as MHRLLLLLCVLSLQLSAKPLSFYFDDTSQFDPSIPKPHEVIGYDVGEWHVRPEQLVQYLNVLAEASPRVSIKTIGYSHERRPLVLLTITEQARQSNIEAVKSAHLAALEQPRPRKDAPAVTWLGYSVHGNEPSGSNTAMLVAYYLAAAQGEKIDALLRDTVILLDPSLNPDGLARFASWANSHRGAVLSSDPEHREHVERWPSGRTNHYWFDLNRDWLLLQHPESRARIAAFHDWKPNVLADFHEMGPNSSYFFQPGIPSRTHPLTPERNQSLTAAIGQFHADALDQAGQLYFTQESFDDFYYGKGSTYPDINGSVGILFEQASSRGHMQQTINGLLTFPQTIKNQLITSLSTLQGAAANRQALLDYQQHFYLSAEKEAKQQDYQGYVVSAGQDPYRLKQFVELLRQHQVTVKQLEKSLKVKDQQFKKGDLYIPLSQPQVRLIKAMFSEQTHFKDNTFYDVSGWTLPYAYDLDFARVTSSWGLKVSESDWQARSLAAQTPDDAAYAYAFSWEHYLAPKLLNRLLTDGIEARVALQPFTAKLTQGEQQFEAGTVVIPAGLQDLDNWRTLLAEQAVKLGIELMAISSGLTPEGIDLGSRRMMPLHKPQVLLVGGLGTSQYEVGEIWYHLDRHVGIAPSIIELDRLERVDLSRYSHLIMADGRYSALSKKAQAAIISWVQKGGVIWGHKRGAQWLIEHQLLKAEIISTKELRATFDTQGLRFKDKEQLAAQQRIAGAIFGTQLDLSHPLAFGFDNAMLPVFKNSAWVLQASEAPFRDVAVYQPQPLLAGYADERNVSQIAKSSALMADTYGKGVVIAMPDNPVFRGFWYGSSRLFNNALFFSQAVH